ATGACCCCCACCGCCGTTATGCTGATGCGCACCACCTCCGTCTGGGTGGCCAGGGAGGCATACATGGTCTGGTCGCCGGTCAGCGAGAGGATAACCGCCGCGCCCAGAGGCAGTAACAAGCGGGGGACAGGGACAGAGGATGCCGGCGAACTGCTCATGCGCCCTCCAACAGGTTCAGGAGGATGCGGACGGTCTCCTCTCCCACGGCCACGCAGGAGCCTGGGCCGCCGGGGCCGTACACCTGCTCGCGCAAGGGCGCACAGCGCAGGGTCTTCCAGCGCAGAAGGAAGCGCAGGCGAAAGGCGCGCGTACGGGCATAGGCCGGCAGTTCGTCCTCGTGCGGGGTGAGCCGGCCGTAGCGGGCGCTCACCAGCATCACGCCGGCGGAAAACGCACCGCACAGTTCCTCCCGCGTGCCGCCGATCCCGCCGCAGAAAGCGGTCGCCGAGCGCAGGAAGCGCTCATCCAGCTCCCCCCACCAGTGCTCGCCCACGGCGCGCAGGACGGCCTCCGCTCAGTGATAGCCCTGCCGCATCAAACTGCCGGCGCGCCGTGCGATCTCCTCGTGCGCTGTTTCTCCCATGGGGTGCGCCCTTTCACGTCAGCGCCGGCATCTGGGCGGCGCGGTTCTGCGCCTCCCAATAGCGGCGGTACAGCAGTCCAGGCCGGCGGCGCACCGGCGTTGCGCGCACGCGCCGCGTCCATTCCTGTTCGGCGGCATCCGCCCGGGCAAAACACTCCTCCACGAAATCGGGACCGTCTCCGCCGGCGAAAAACTCCTCCTCCAGCGCATCGCGCTCGTCGCGATAGAGGGCCACGCGCGTCGAGTAATCCAGTAGCACGGCGCGGTGCAGTACCTCATGCCGCCACCAGCGCACCCGTTCGTCATATGTCGCCCCAGGCTCCGGGCCAAAGACGGCCGGCAGGCGCTCGCCGGCGGCAAAGCTGACCGGTTTGAAGATCCCCGTGCAGGGCGCCGCGGTGCCCGTGAACCAGAAGGTGGCCCTGTCCGGCCGGAGCTGCGCGATCATGGAGCCGGCGGTCTGGGCACCGCCCCCGCGAATAGGCCCCCAGGAGGCATGGGCGCATACCTGCATCAACAGCCCCTGCTCCGGCCTCCAGTCAGGGGATTGGCCGTGCGGGCCGTGGTCGCGCAGAAGGCGCGCCAGATCCCGCGGGGTCAGCCGGCCCTTGTGCTCCTGCAGGAAAGTGCTGGTGCAGGCATGACGCTGATAGCTTGCGCTGAAAAAGGTATATATCGGCTCGCGGTAACAGCGCGCGAAGTGAAACTCCGCCTTTGAGCGGCACCACCCCCGCTGGACCGCGTATTCCACCAGCCCGGGCGAGGCATCGTCCCACTCGCTCCCGATGGACAGCCCATTGGAGATGCTCCGCACATCGCGCACCTTTTCCACGACCCAGTGCGGGCCGGCGGTCTCCAGCACATAGGCCTCTTTGGCGTCGGCGATGATGAAGGCGTTGTGATACTTGATGGTGTGCCGGTAGCCGCCCAGCGCACACTGGCCGTACTTGCCCATCAGCTCGATGATGGTGTAGAGCGCCTTATGAGCGGTATCGGCGCGCTCCAGAGCCAGGCGCATCAGGTCCATGCCGGTCAGCCCGCTCGTCTCATACGGCAGTTTGGTGAAGACCGCCTCGTTGCCCATGACGACGCCGGCCTCGTTGGCCCCCATCTCGCACCCGAACATCCAGAAGGGCTTGGAAAGGATGACCCCCAGGGTCTCACGCACCTGGGGGATCTCGATGAAGGTGCACTTCACCGTCTCGTCGGAGCGGTGCAGGGCCGGCGGGAAGTACACCAGCCCCTGGGCCTCATTGGCCTCCCGGTCCGAATTTTTGGCGAACAGCACACTGCCGTCCGCCGTGCTGTTCCCCAGGGCCACCAGCGTGTCACACATCCGCACACCTCCTTGTGTCAGGGCGGGCGGCCTATTTGGGCATCTCCTTCAGCATGACGTAGGCCGGCCGCAGTTTCAGCTCGGGATATGCCGGCTCAATGATGGACCACCAATACTCCTCTTTCTCCGGCGTCCAGTCCACGTTCTGCAGGTAAATCAGGCTCATGATGCCGATCCAGGGAGACCAGTTCGCCTTGGCGTACTGATACGCCCGCACCAGATACTCCCCCTGTTCGAAGGGGGTGACCGCGTGCCAGTGATAGGGAGATTCGGGGCGCGGGTCAATGGTCCAGCCGAATTCCAGCAGGGCGATCTGCTTGTCGGCGTCCCCGTTCTCCACCATCACCTGCCGGATATCCTCCACATGGCGGAAGCAGTAGATGCGCTTCAGGTATTCCGGGCTGGGGTCGTTATTGTTGTAGACCGGGTTGCGCGCCACTTCCGCCGGGTCCATTTCCGGCGGCGCCTTATAGCCGGCGCCGTGCGCGCCCAGCATGTCAAAGTACGGCTTGGCGCCGGCGGCGTACATGCCGCGGATGAACTCCAGGTCGGGCATGGCCACATCGTCCCAGCGCGTGGTGGGGGCCAGGCCGGCGGAGATCACGATCGCGTTCGGGTCCACCGCCTTGATGGCGCGGTAGGCCACCTTGAGCATCTCGGTATATTCGGCCGGGTTGGGCGGCCGGCCACCCCATTCGCTCCGCCCGGGCACGTTCAGGTTGGGCTCGTTCCAAATCTGATAGGCATGGATGCGCCCCTTATAGCGCGTCGCCAGCGCCGTCAGGAAATCGGCGAAATCCTGCAGGTTGTCCGGCGGGCCGTTCTCCGGATATCCGCCGCCGGCCCATGTCGGCTGGGAATCCACCCGCGCCAGCAGTTTCAGGCCGTACTGCTCCACCTGCTGGACGATACGGTCGGTATACGACCAGTCGAACTGTCCCTTGCCGGCCCCCTCGATGTCCCGCCAGGCGAAGGTCTGCTTCACCCACTGGAAGCCGGCGTCGCGCACCAACTGCAGATCGCGGTCCGCCACCTCCGGCCGCCACCACAGGAAGACATGCATGCCGTACACGGGGGAATTCAGCCAGCGCACGCCGGTGGACGACTTTTTGCCGGGCGCCGAAGGGGTCGGGGTCGCCGGCGCAGAGGGCGAAGCGGCCGGCGTGTTGGCCGGCGCAGAAGCGGTGGCTTCCGGTGTGCCCTGCTCCTGATTGGTCACGATCGGCAGAACCACCTTCGGCGTCTCGGTTGGCGAAGGGATGGGGATTGGCGTGGGCGAAGGCAGGGGCGCGGTAGTTGCCGTCGGCTCTGGTGCGGCGACAGGAGTGCTCCGGTTCCCACAGCCGGCCAACCCTCCCACAGAAATGGCAAGCATGATGAGGACGATCACCCAGACCAGCAGACTGTGCCGGGATATGTTCTTCTGGAATGCTGGCATCAATGCCTCCTTCACTCATCTACACGTAACATACAAAGGCGGCGTCTCCTGCCATGTATGCCGGCCCCAGAGACGCCGCCTATCTATCCACTGCTACCGTGTCATTTGGGCATGTTGGCCAGGGCGACGAAGGCCGGCCGCTGGCTCCAGTCGGACCGCACGATGCCAAAGGCCGCCTTTTCATCCTGCGGGCCGGCGACCGGGGCATAGTTCAGGTTCCAGAGGAACATCACGCCGACCCAGCCCCAATTGCGGCCCATCTCATAGGCGCGGCGGATATATTCCGCCTGTTCCGCCTCGGTGACGTTGGCGGCATACTCGTAGCCGGGCGCCGGCGACGGCGCCAGGTTCTCGATGGATGCCCAGCCGAATTCGGTCGCCCAGATCTTCTTGTTGCTGTCGCCGTACTTGACCATGACGTTGCGGTAGCGCTCCATGGTCTCCCGGAAGAAGAAGCTGGGATGGTTCTTGAAGGCCGGCTCAGCCGGGTCGTTGTACCCGAACTTGGCATCCGGCGGATTGTTATAGCCCGATGGATGGGCGCCGATGGCATCGGAGTAGTTCTTCAGCCCATTCTGATACATCTGCTCCAGATACACCACGTCATCAATGGCGGTACGGCCGTCGTTCACGCCGGTGGGGGTGAGGGCGCCGCTGACCACGATGGCATTGGGGTCCACCGCCTTGATGGCGCGGTAGGCGGCTTTCAGCAGTTCCATGTATTGCGCCGCGTTGATGGGCTGATTGCCCCATTCATAGTGCAGGTTCTGCTCGTTCCAGATCTCATAGGCCTGCACCTTGCCCTTATAGCGGGCGGCCATGGCGCTGAGGAAGTCGGCGAAATCCTGCGGGTTGGCCGGCGGGCCTTCCACGCTCAGGTCCGCTCCAGGCGGACGCGCCCAGGCCGGCGCCTTCACCACGCTCAGCAGAAGGTTGATGCCGTTGGCATGACAGCTTTCCACAATCCGATCCAGCTCGCCCCAATTGTACTGCCCCTTGCCGCCCGACTCGACGGCCTTCCACTCGACCTGCTGTTTGGTCCAGTTGAACCCCAGCGCCTTGATATGGTTCAC
This is a stretch of genomic DNA from Anaerolineae bacterium. It encodes these proteins:
- a CDS encoding C_GCAxxG_C_C family protein; this encodes MGEHWWGELDERFLRSATAFCGGIGGTREELCGAFSAGVMLVSARYGRLTPHEDELPAYARTRAFRLRFLLRWKTLRCAPLREQVYGPGGPGSCVAVGEETVRILLNLLEGA
- a CDS encoding C69 family dipeptidase — translated: MCDTLVALGNSTADGSVLFAKNSDREANEAQGLVYFPPALHRSDETVKCTFIEIPQVRETLGVILSKPFWMFGCEMGANEAGVVMGNEAVFTKLPYETSGLTGMDLMRLALERADTAHKALYTIIELMGKYGQCALGGYRHTIKYHNAFIIADAKEAYVLETAGPHWVVEKVRDVRSISNGLSIGSEWDDASPGLVEYAVQRGWCRSKAEFHFARCYREPIYTFFSASYQRHACTSTFLQEHKGRLTPRDLARLLRDHGPHGQSPDWRPEQGLLMQVCAHASWGPIRGGGAQTAGSMIAQLRPDRATFWFTGTAAPCTGIFKPVSFAAGERLPAVFGPEPGATYDERVRWWRHEVLHRAVLLDYSTRVALYRDERDALEEEFFAGGDGPDFVEECFARADAAEQEWTRRVRATPVRRRPGLLYRRYWEAQNRAAQMPALT
- a CDS encoding cellulase family glycosylhydrolase; the protein is MPAFQKNISRHSLLVWVIVLIMLAISVGGLAGCGNRSTPVAAPEPTATTAPLPSPTPIPIPSPTETPKVVLPIVTNQEQGTPEATASAPANTPAASPSAPATPTPSAPGKKSSTGVRWLNSPVYGMHVFLWWRPEVADRDLQLVRDAGFQWVKQTFAWRDIEGAGKGQFDWSYTDRIVQQVEQYGLKLLARVDSQPTWAGGGYPENGPPDNLQDFADFLTALATRYKGRIHAYQIWNEPNLNVPGRSEWGGRPPNPAEYTEMLKVAYRAIKAVDPNAIVISAGLAPTTRWDDVAMPDLEFIRGMYAAGAKPYFDMLGAHGAGYKAPPEMDPAEVARNPVYNNNDPSPEYLKRIYCFRHVEDIRQVMVENGDADKQIALLEFGWTIDPRPESPYHWHAVTPFEQGEYLVRAYQYAKANWSPWIGIMSLIYLQNVDWTPEKEEYWWSIIEPAYPELKLRPAYVMLKEMPK